aggagaagaaagaaaatatagaaagaaataaaggagatcagagaatatatttaaaatgtaatgaaaatagtttcgagtATAAGGGTTTAAGCTTGatttatcgtattatataataaaccttcttccatctcgcAGGAAGCCTCCTTACTCGCGCACACACTATATCGTGGAGAGAACGTATGGGACACCCTGATAGAAAAGGGGCCCGGAGGAGCCCCGAAATTCGGTGGAATCGTTCGGCGGCCTGATTCCGCGGTTTCGCTAAACCGGGGGGCGCCCCGGTCGACCCATTTGCGACGCTCCTGGGGTTGGTCGGTGGTGGTCCGGTGGTGGGGCACGGCTGTGAGGGGAGTGCGGCGATGTAACGTCGATATCGCGCTCTATAccgggcgtcgcgacgccgagtGGGGGGCGTCCGGGGTATAGGGGAAAGTTCCACATGGGTAAAATAATCGATAGCGCGACCGATATGTATGTACAGGGTACGTCAGACGAAGAGCGGCTCACGGAgaccgagcgagagagagagagagagagagagagcgtacATAACCGCGCGCACACGAGCACACAGTCGTACGCGGGGGGCCTGTGTGTGCGACGCGTGTGTGGTTACACGCGAGCAGAACGGGGATGAAGACGGCGACGCGGGGGCGGTAGGGGCGCGGGGGGAAGAGCGGTCAGCCCGTGCACATAAACGCGTGCTGCCATAAACACGGAAACGTGCCGCACACCGGGGGGGTTGGAGCGAAGACGGGGGGTTGCGAGGGGGCGCGAGNNNNNNNNNNNNNNNNNNNNNNNNNNNNNNNNNNNNNNNNNNNNNNNNNNNNNNNNNNNNNNNNNNNNNNNNNNNNNNNNNNNNNNNNNNNNNNNNNNNNagagagagagagagagagagagaagaagggcTACTTTGAGGCAATTTTGAGCTCGGAAAAGGGAAACTTCCATGGAAAAAGGGGGTCTCCTGGAAATTTAAAGGGAACGAACTTTCAGTGGAACAGACGTTCAGGTGCGAAAGGGGTGTGTTGTCTTCTGCGGGAGCGGGGGGTAGCGCGTTCCAGTCCTCCTCCCGAGAAAGGGAATTAGGGGCGCCGGAGAAAGGAGAGAATGCTTTGAGCCGGCTGTTCCGAACAGATACACTGCAGGTGCGAGATGGACGGATAATTGCGGGGGGGGGGNNNNNNNNNNNNNNNNNNNNNNNNNNNNNNNNNNNNNNNNNNNNNNNNNNNNNNNNNNNNNNNNNNNNNNNNNNNNNNNNNNNNNNNNNNNNNNNNNNNNggggggggggggggggggggggggctggtGGATGGAGCTACagctatataataaataagcaatTATAATTGGTTGCCGTAGAAGTGAGTGCGCCTCTCTTGGGCACGTTTCTTGATGCTAAAGACAGGGGCACGGACAGAGGTATAATTGATTGCAATGATCATAACAATGGCTTTCTCGAACATCTTATTGTTGGGGACGGAGGGGTGGGTGGGAGGTGGATCGATTAGAATCTTCGCGGAGACGGGAAATTCTGCGCGTTGATTACAGTgtgcagaaatatttctttggcTTTGGAATAACTCAGTTctctcttttaaccctttctaaattaatctactgatttttgttgtaactatataaaataagcaaGCGAGTTTATTTATCTGTCTTTCGAGCAACtcaattctttcttttaaccctttctaaATTAATCTACTGACTTTTGTTGCagctatataaaataagcGAGCTAGTTATGCCAAATCTTTTAGTGAACATATACGTCAAATATGTGTTGCTTAAATGGTACCTCGCGCTGCAATATAAAGTAGAAACAAATATACTCTATACCagtgaaaattcttttaaatattacgaaataataatgtaaaaattgggGGTGCGGGGCTTAAACGAAACCTTGCAAAAGGTGTGCAGGATTGAGATTCGTCGCGTCGGCGTTTACATCGAGCCGGATCCAAGGCTCGCGCTCTCCTTGATCGCGCGTGGCGATGATCGCGAAAGCGGGACGAACGGGGGGATGAATGTTGAAGAGAGTTTTGTACGGAGGCTATTTTCAAGTTGCCGCTGCACGCCGTCGCCAGTGTAAATAGCGAGGAACAACTGCCGGACGATAGAGAAGGAAGTGACAAGGTACAAGTTTAGTTTTGTCGTCGGGAAGAAGGGTGGACGGGGAGAGACAAGCCGTTCCCGTGTCCGTATGGAAAGTCGTGTAAAATTGAAGCCTGTATATAGCTCGCGAGGGAGGAACCACTCTAGTTATTAACAGGGTTGcgcaaattctatttataaataggGTGGCGGCTGGGGTGTACAGGTTGCctagtgagagagagagagagagagagagagaaagagagaggaggagggagagggaaagaTAAAATCCGAGCACGTGAAATTTGCATTCGAACGGATAAGAACGTTAATATAGTGTGTACACCGTGCACGAATAACAATAGATTAGGTTGTTCGCGAAGAAGGGAGATCGTGTAAGAGGAGATCACCGTACAAGGGATGGCTAATAATAATCAGCTTGCGCTGATTTTACGCGAGGAAACGCGAGGCGAGGAGAACACGAAAAGAATCGAATCGAAGAGAACGCGCGGTTGTTTTCGGTGGGGGTTGAAGAAGGAACCAAGGGGTGTCGAAGcatatggaaataatatttacgcgGACCTTGGGGAGGAACTATCTCATGCGGAGGAAAGGTGGAATATCTCAAGGAACGAGAATTTATCGTAATGTTCGAAGTTTCAACGAGTCGATTCGATAAGGGACGAAGATTAGACAGCGCGGGAGATGTTGTTGCTCCTTGatgaaataaagatattacCCTTTGCGTCGTCGCGCGaattatagattaaaatagCGACCAGATCGGTTCAAGAATTACATCGACGCATCAActgattataatttacaagatATTCGAACGACGTAGCGCGAGGGTCGTAATGAATGGAAATGGAACAAGAGGGTGGCACTGGAGCACGGAAGATGAACCGCCATTTAATCGGAGCTAACAGAGAGAGCCACGGGTAAACGGCGGCGATAAACGTCCACGAATTTTCTCAATTACCCGTTATGAAGAGggtggagggagggaggagggggagagagaacgaaGTCGGTCGTCCGGAGAGGGTGGATGAAGagtcgcgcgcggctcgtccgAAAGGAAAAGTGACGCGGCGCCTCGTGGAAATAACTTTGATGGACATCCCcgattgaaacaatttagaCGATCGAGTGCGATCCACGATAAGGGGTTGCGAAAGAGATACGTGGGGGGGTAAGGGGATAGGGGGGTGGACGACGACGGGGGTGGGAAGGCAAATTTTTTTGTACACAGAAGCTCGAccgtgtgtgtgcgcgcgcgaggggCCTCCATGTACCACCGCGAAGTGAAACGGAGGGTCTGGTACATATACCGGTCtccatgtatatatatgtgtaacCGCAAGTATATAATCCGTGGGTGGGGATGGAGCGAGGAGGGAGGTGGGGGGTTGACAGGAGCGCGAAGAACAAGCGCGTAGGTGTTGCCGGGTCGGGAGAAAGCGAGACGCGGGACAGGGAAACCATATGTACCTAAGTACGTGAAATTTGTACATGGCCGCAAACGGGGTGAGAGACGGAGGGAGCGAAACGGCGGGGGGGatgggagggaggggagggaggggtcGCCTCGAAACGCGTGCACGTTTAGGGTACACGTACACACAAGGCCATTACAGGGCATCGGTCGGCGGTCACCGTGCGCGCCCCCGTATCGCATTGACCGCCATTGAAAATTTTCCGAAATTGTGCCGCAAACGTCGGGGATTCGCGACCCAGATCGATGGAATCGATAAGCCGACCCCCGGCCGGCATCCAGGACACCGTCcaagaaatttattctacGGTTGCcacttcaattttttaacaagagGATCCTTACCCCTCGTCCACGAGCATAATTCCGGCCACGATTGTATAGTTGCTGTTCTATAACAGTAATGTAACTACAGTTCTGTAGAAGCGTGAAGACGTGCAAAATTTTTCACAGGAATTTGGAAACAGGTAGTTTACTATTctagataataaattctatttaatcgtGGAAGAGGAAccgcgaataattttttcaaatacaactgaatatttttaagaatcgaTCTTAATCGTTTCGATTACATTTATctgtgtaataatttcaagaaaaatcgttATGCAGAGATTGATATTACCAAgcgaaacaataatatatagctTTTAATTTCACATAAGAATTTGCTATACAAATGTCGAGGATTTTATGGGATCCTCGTGAAAACTCCTGCGAGCGAAACAATACTTCCGTTTGACTTTTCCGCGGCGAGAGCCATTCGAAACGCATCGCGGCGCGGCAATTCCGACAGAAATATTGGCTCGGCAATAAAAACAGAGCGTCGCAGAGGATCGGGATTTTTAAATCGATGGGCTAACGCGATTTTCCCCGggatttttcataattaatttcattcggtgTCTCTTATTTTCCCCCTGTCGCGAAAGGGTAAGGGACGCGATCGACGGATCGCGCGGGGGTGGGCGGTGGTGGTGCGCGCAATTCCTGGCCTATCGATCACGTTCGACGGCGCGGggattttaatttcgcgcggGCAAAAAGACCGCCGCGAAACGAAcggagaatttttatgaattaacGAGATTTTGTTGCGTCCAACCCCCTCCCTACCGCCGCGCTTCCTccggtttttttttatttttcgttcggcGACGTGCGTCGCGTGGAATGTAATTAGGTTGAAACGGAAAGCCCCCAGGCTTTCTTCGATGCGGCCCCGCCGCCGCCCTCCCCCCCGACCCCGTCGGGCTAGGGGGGGGACCGTTTCCTGTCATTCGATTGTGCGACCGTCGCGGTGCCGCCATCTACATCGACGCGTTTCCACGTTCGAAAATCGCTCGCCGTTTTCGACTGTTCCAACGGCTGACCCCCTTTgatctgttaattaattttccggaATCCAGTCGTCATTTTTCGCCGGACAACGCGCGGAACATTCGTCGCTGCGACGCCGAATCTTTCGCGATGATTTCGCAACCCTTGCCCGCAACGTTTCTACAATTAtcggataattattaaatcgagcCTCCAAAGAGTTTAGCCGATGCGTGTGTACGGCCCCGTTCGAGCGTAATGTTTTTGTAATCAATGCGAGTATCGTACGCCGCGTAATTACGTGCgtgtaatttgattataattaatccGGCGATTATTCCGCGCAGAAGTTGGCCAGAATTTATTCTCCGTTGGAAACTGCGCGGAAGGGTTGAAAAGCAAGAAGTCAATTAACGGCGTCGAAcaccccctccctctctctcgctctctctcatCTCTTCGTAAAGCAATCACGTGTTCTTTAGTGGATTTCGAGACTCATGGAacattcatttaatttgtttctgaagTGAATCTTCGGGAAACTTTATGATCCGTGGATAATTGGCTCGTAAGCGTTCCTGCGAGTAACGCCATTAAATATAGAGcgccacctctctctctctctctctctctctctgttccgtGCGCGCTTTCCGCGGACACAATCgatatctataattatttcgtcaCTCCACGGGCATATTATTACCACCGGTTTTCGCTCGTTATAGTCGCGCCGGTTATTTTGTCGGCGGATCGCGGGCCGGGGCGCGAACGGCGCCGTTGCCGCCATTTTTTCAAACCGGATTCTATAGTCTAACACGCCATAAATGCATTGGTTTCTCTCGCGTTACTTTACGattttttagcaaatttttaattagtccTAAACTGCTGTCAATGGCCAGggatattatagaaattgtatCCTTTATTTAGGAATAATTGTAGCGACAATCTCACCCTTACAGAAatcatattttgttaaaaagagTTGGTGgaaagacaaataaatatacccGTACACTGTAATTAAcgcgtagaatttatttttaatttatttcaaatcgaaataaaatataattattctgtcgTCAAAGTACAGagacgaaactaaataaaaggCTATacaggaaataataattgtctagttctattaaagaaagtataaagaacgaataaatgttaattagcACAGCGCGAAAGGAACCATAGTGCAACGAGACCGCTTTCTAaacgatttttctcttttcctgtCGCAACTCGACTTCCACCCCCCATGGATCAAAAGCCGTGAAAAGGTGATCCGAAATAGAACCACGTGGCAAACGTCAAGTTCGCGAGGACGTCGATCGCCATTGAATTGGCATCCTCCGAGCAATTATCTGCGGTAATAGGGCACGGTTCACAGACAGACACCTAATCTCCCAAGGGGGGGGATAGCGGGGAGAAGCCGGCGGAAGGGGGCACGGCGAGGTTAATGGCGGGAATGGAGAAAAGGAAACGGGCACGGGGGCCCCCTCGTGCAGATGTCTCGTGGATTCGCACCTGGCGGCAGGTGGTCCCTCTGCTGCGGGGGTTCCCCTCGACGGACCTCGTGGATCCACGCGTGTGCCCTCGATCATATGTTGCCCTATTCGACGCGCGTTGGAGAGGATCGACCCAACCGCTGCTCGATCATCGCGAACAATCCGGATAACATTGAACTTGGCCGATGTTcaacgaaatatattattatataaaatattctactctTAACCGGATCGTTCTTGACCCTTAACCGGATTATGGCAGTCGCGAGGGCCGCACGCAATCTTAACACGTCAGGCATTGTGATAcacgttaatttaattacttaaaatttcgTGCGAAACTCTGTGTTAGCTGTCGTCGAGTTTGCaacattattttagtattaatattatttttcacataaccagacattaataatattattttttgaaacagtAACGAGCAgccaaataaaaaatctaccATTTCTCCCttttatgtttcttttcttccacTATTTTCGTCGAACTTAATCTTTACtttcaatgaaattgatttctaacgcgtatgcaataataataataattctgacGAAGGCTGTAACTAAGCACGAAGATCAGAGCAACGAACCGAGGGTGGGAACGCAGATAATCCTGCAAGAGGGGAGAACTAAATCGcaagaaagaataatttcaattttgatcgATTCATCACAATGGGCAGATTGCGTAACAGATGTTAGCGACGAGCTATAGTACGGTATACTCTAAGTAAATGTCAGAGACGTGGGTGTTCGAAAGCGTCGTGGAAAGCGTGTGACGTAAAAGAGAATGTGTGTCTTTTCTAGCGGCGGCAATCTAATTTTACTGCTGCATTTTCATTCGGGCGGAACGTATGTTTATTAATGACTTCATGGTCGAACGACAATTCTTACGAAGAACTGTGCGCACACTGaataataagataattttattgatcttTATTCTTGgttgtattaattacaataactttGACGGATcgtcgtaaaatataatatcctTGCGGCGAAACAATTGGCGGCCCTCGTTCAGTCGTACTCGGCTCCGATAGTGATGCTCATCTCCTCCGAAACGATCTGCGTTTGGTGGTACCAGCGATTGGTATCCAGGACAACTGGCGAAGCAAATATGTCAGGTGTAGTGCACAGGTATGGACTAGAGTTTggaattgataatatttacagGGTTATTTTTCACGATTAATCACCGTTCCCTCGATCAACTTGACAAGTTTGACtgtagttaatataataatttggtagaaataaaagttatgCTCATTAATCAACTCTTTACCCCTTTCTGCATTgcctataaaatttatttagtaaaaattggaatttaaacaatattgtaattttacagTACCTATTTCTACAATACCTATTTCTACAATACCtataagattaatttattaaaaactggAACCGCAGCGACTGTAatttcgaaaacaaaaatcgtagaaTCGCGTCCCTGAAAAATCGACAGTATTATCACAATGAGAGATAATTCTATCAAGGGACGCACGCGGAATGATCGACCCCGGGTTACAATCGGGGACGATGGTAGCCAGGGGAACAATTACCGAGAGATGCACTCACTTATCTCGCCGGGCTGCACGACGACCTCCAGCCTGTTGCAGGTGTAGTGACATTCTCTGGGCGGCTCCAGGACCCATACCTTCGCCCCCTTGATCTGCGCCTGCCACGAAGGGTGCTCCACGTCGTCCACCTAAACGAAAAAATTCGTGGAAAATATCGGACACGTAGTTTCTCGCGCCGGCGAGTCACGCGGAGGAAATAGACTCACGTGCATCGGCGCGCCGTAGCCGTGGCTTCCCATAAAAATCCAGTCGGTCTTCTCGGTCTCGGAGGTGGACGGCAGGAAGTACGGCCTATGGTAGTGCTGCCTCAGAATGCCACCGATCTTCTCGTCGCAGTTGCTCCTGCAAAAAGTTccgaaatattattgcaaatatttcgaaatagcAAAAGATTCCAaagatataattgtaaaaattccaaggatacaattgtaaaaatttcaaggatacaattgtaaaaattccaaggatataattgtaaaaattccaaggacataattgtaaaaattccaaggatataattgtaaaaattccaaggatataattgtaaaaattccaaggatataattgtaaaaattcgaaagatataattgtaaaaattccaaggatacaattgtaaaaattccaaggatataattgtaaaaattccgaaatgaaattgaagcGCCGAGCACGAAATTCGTGCCTTGATCGCAACGAATGCGATAGATTCGCCGGTTCGTTGCATTCTCCCAGCTAATTGCCCCGCGcgatagagacagagacggCCCTAAGCTCGTTAGCCGGATTGTGCGCATACGTGCGAGCTTTAAGGCAGTCGTCGAAGTCTTAGAAGTGGCACGGTTCACGGGCGGGAGCCTCAGCTTCCGGAATAGAATTTTGGTCGATCGCTCGGGAACGGACTGGTTCGACTCACCATCCAACGTACCACGGTTCCGTGCCCCTCTCCAGCAACGATCTGCTCGCGCTCATGTTGAAAACGTCCTGGAGGCCCTTGAACTCGGTCCTGTACGGGAAGAACTGGCAATTAGCGTCCTCGCCGTCGTACAGCGACTTGAGGAACGCGAACGAGAAGACGTCCGGCGCCGTCCAGTTGATCATCGCGTCGGTGATCACCACCGGCCTTCCGGAGTAAGCATAGCTGCCGTCGAAATTGATAAGCAACAAAGTGGTGTTATTAAATGGGCCACCAGGAACTGGTAAAACTAGTTTATGCGAAGCTCTAGATTGAATCGTCGCGATTCATCAACGAACGTCGGCAAAATTCGAGAATCCATTGCGGATCGCGGGACAGAGAAGGCAAATTGCATCTAATGGggattgaattttatagagGCCTGCGTGAGTCAAAGATCAGCGACGTTTGGTTGGATAAAGGTCGCGTGAAATGGCTGGGGGTTCTAGGCGCGCGAAATCGTGCGATCGGACAAATTGGACGAGCGTGTACCGTTCCTCGAAAGTCCCAGGAACCACGTTCGATATTCTGTCAACCTGTTGAACGTCCCGGCAAATCGAGCAATCCTCCGCCGGCCGGAAAATTTTCTGCGTGAAGGAGGGCAGTCCCGCCAGACACTTGAAAACAATGCGTTTCAGGAGATTATCGCGCGCCAGACATTTATTATGCGGAACTGCGTGCTCGAAGGAATGCCGAGGCAGCCGCGAGATCCTTCGACACTAAAGCTACAAAGCGTTCCGACAAAAGTATAACCAAGTGTACTCTGGatcatttacaaattaatttataataacaataataattttaatattcaatgtaatcgtctcgttaaatattataaattaactctctgcactcgaagccatcaCAAAATACTTTTGAAtcactatttctattttacataactCATTAGTGCAATTTATGTATACGAAGTTAACTCTATAcaacaatgatatttttaacagttctttaaaaataaatagatttaataatgtacacattttttaaaatattataaagcaaTCTCCAGTGGTGCCTCAGTCTTCCTCAACATATTTTCTAAGGTAGTAAAATAACGTTTCTAAtcgaaataacaatattgttgcaatgaaaataaaatgaaaattatgctgaaaataaaatgaaaattgtgctGAAACTAAACTAATAATTATGCTGAaaactaaactaaaaattatgttgaaaactaaatgaaaattatactgAAACTACACTAAAAATTATGCAGAAAactaagtaaaaattaaatgaaaattatgctGAGAATAAACTGAAGGCTCACGTATATCGAAATAGCAACCAAGGGATGATATGAATATATCACTTACTCGGTCGTCGCGAGCAACGCGGACACGGTTCCACAGGAGCTGTCCCAGAATCCACGCGAAGATCAGCAGGATCCACAGGTGTCTCTTGCGGATCTTCGATCCCCGTGGTCGCAGCAAGGACTGCGCGTGGAACAGCTTCAGCGTCCTGTTCGCCAGGCCTGTCCCCTCGATTTTAGCGACTATCGAGTGCAGCTCCTTCTTCGCCTGCTCGAACGACTTCTTCGAGGACCCGGAGGATCCTTTGCCGCCGTTCCCATCCGTCATTCTGCGAGCACCTCCGAATATTTCCCAAAACTTGCGCGAAATCCTAAGCAACTCACTTTGActctttgaaaaagaaaatccgGTTGACCTTTGACCAGGAAATTGAATTGTACACTTGCAATCGAATTATATACGACTGCGTCGATTTTCTCAAAGACGACTTCGAagttaaatttgttatacgttttttaataatttattctgtactgcaaataatatattttgtactgcaaaagattattaattattctagtatttattaattattaccgtGATACCACtctgattaaattaaactcgTCCTTCTCGTTGGGTTCGCGATTTCGCGGATAAAATTCGGAAATTTCAAAGGGTTGGTCTTCGCGTC
This sequence is a window from Augochlora pura isolate Apur16 chromosome 9, APUR_v2.2.1, whole genome shotgun sequence. Protein-coding genes within it:
- the LOC144474957 gene encoding uncharacterized protein LOC144474957 isoform X2, producing MTDGNGGKGSSGSSKKSFEQAKKELHSIVAKIEGTGLANRTLKLFHAQSLLRPRGSKIRKRHLWILLIFAWILGQLLWNRVRVARDDRCLAGLPSFTQKIFRPAEDCSICRDVQQVDRISNVVPGTFEERYAYSGRPVVITDAMINWTAPDVFSFAFLKSLYDGEDANCQFFPYRTEFKGLQDVFNMSASRSLLERGTEPWYVGWSNCDEKIGGILRQHYHRPYFLPSTSETEKTDWIFMGSHGYGAPMHVDDVEHPSWQAQIKGAKVWVLEPPRECHYTCNRLEVVVQPGEIIVLDTNRWYHQTQIVSEEMSITIGAEYD
- the LOC144474957 gene encoding uncharacterized protein LOC144474957 isoform X1; amino-acid sequence: MTDGNGGKGSSGSSKKSFEQAKKELHSIVAKIEGTGLANRTLKLFHAQSLLRPRGSKIRKRHLWILLIFAWILGQLLWNRVRVARDDRCLAGLPSFTQKIFRPAEDCSICRDVQQVDRISNVVPGTFEERYAYSGRPVVITDAMINWTAPDVFSFAFLKSLYDGEDANCQFFPYRTEFKGLQDVFNMSASRSLLERGTEPWSNCDEKIGGILRQHYHRPYFLPSTSETEKTDWIFMGSHGYGAPMHVDDVEHPSWQAQIKGAKVWVLEPPRECHYTCNRLEVVVQPGEIIVLDTNRWYHQTQIVSEEMSITIGAEYD